The following are encoded in a window of Myxococcota bacterium genomic DNA:
- the mtnA gene encoding S-methyl-5-thioribose-1-phosphate isomerase produces the protein MSFFTVRLDGDDVVLLDQRLLPEEERYLRLSSGEEVARAIEDMAVRGAPAIGVTAAMGVAVELGRAGALLSAAFDRVVARLSRTRPTAVNLRWALERMRAELAPLLADGAAPEAVRAAARAAAQRIADEDVAACRAIGDAGARLMPQGARVLTHCNAGALATAGYGTALGVVRSAAREGRLKHVVAQETRPFLQGARLTAWELARDGIPVRLITDSMGGALMAQKAIDVVVVGADRIAANGDVANKIGTYTAAVLADAHGIPFYVAAPFSSVDLSLATGAEIPIEERSATEVTTIAGKRIAPPGVEALHPAFDVTPADFVTAIITERGVIRPPFAEGLAAQRRPSDGR, from the coding sequence ATGAGCTTCTTCACGGTCCGGCTCGACGGCGACGACGTCGTCCTGCTCGACCAGCGCCTCCTGCCCGAAGAGGAGCGCTATCTCCGGCTCTCGAGCGGCGAAGAGGTCGCGCGCGCGATCGAGGACATGGCCGTGCGCGGCGCGCCGGCGATCGGAGTCACTGCCGCGATGGGCGTGGCCGTGGAGCTGGGGCGCGCCGGGGCGCTCTTGTCGGCGGCGTTCGACCGCGTGGTGGCGCGGCTCTCGCGCACGCGCCCGACCGCGGTGAACCTGCGCTGGGCGCTCGAGCGCATGCGCGCCGAGCTGGCGCCGCTCCTGGCCGACGGCGCCGCGCCCGAAGCGGTGCGCGCCGCGGCGCGCGCGGCGGCGCAGCGCATCGCCGACGAGGACGTCGCGGCCTGCCGCGCGATCGGCGACGCCGGCGCGCGCCTGATGCCGCAGGGCGCGCGAGTCCTGACTCACTGCAACGCGGGCGCGCTCGCGACCGCCGGCTACGGCACGGCGCTGGGCGTGGTGCGCAGCGCCGCGCGCGAAGGCCGGCTCAAGCACGTGGTGGCGCAGGAGACGCGCCCGTTCCTCCAAGGCGCTCGACTCACCGCCTGGGAGCTGGCGCGCGACGGCATCCCGGTGCGGCTGATCACCGATTCGATGGGCGGCGCGCTGATGGCGCAGAAGGCCATCGACGTCGTGGTCGTCGGCGCCGACCGCATCGCCGCCAACGGCGACGTGGCCAACAAGATCGGGACCTACACGGCGGCGGTGCTCGCCGACGCGCACGGCATCCCGTTCTACGTGGCGGCGCCGTTCTCGAGCGTCGACCTGTCACTGGCGACCGGCGCCGAGATCCCGATCGAGGAACGCAGCGCGACGGAAGTGACCACGATCGCCGGCAAGCGCATCGCGCCGCCTGGGGTGGAGGCTCTCCACCCTGCTTTCGACGTCACACCGGCGGACTTTGTGACCGCGATCATCACCGAGCGGGGCGTGATCCGTCCGCCGTTTGCGGAGGGACTTGCGGCTCAACGAAGGCCGAGCGACGGCCGATGA
- a CDS encoding AsmA family protein has translation MRRWLLIAAALVVVLFVAAGVALYFFDPETLRGPLQKQASAALGREVTLGKIQLAIFPLPAVQIDDVRIAGPKPSDPPLAQIAALRLRVAVLPLLAKKVVLRALELESPRIVIPFDKEGKPILPGAPKTAEAEKPPAGGKPGEKAAKPASESAGLALAVDRIKVHDADVTAGPWKVQHANVDGHLSLDGSGAFKYSADLPGLAALQHGEVELAKLTSAAPQVDARGEFAAALADVRKRFALTQDVTGMATGEYAVTLVGNDVRAASASVDVPDLLLRSGNLVVSGPARGHAVLGESYSLDLSDARVEQTGVFAKPKRTTLSVTGKLGKEASPAALREALVKIGQNELPLTLDLAKKPMVVHLSKTTLDLAKLHELLPPDKPPLGGRVQIQGFDVQLQPLRVTGNGTLDEVETKLANGPVTISGPLRGRGESVGVENATALVGGQKIGISASYALESGTVTADYDIGKANLGQLVEALAGRKELDGTLDTGGHVEMRSAGLSTLGGKGKIAIQPGKIQGFSLVKQVMGSLAALPALALAAKGKDISKYEQEEFEHLTADYTIADGRVHTDNLELAYQDATAYLKGSVGLVDRALDLTGKVVLTKKADAEFAGQGRSKERVIPISHIGGTYDSPRVELDQKTLASLAYVYVGDDKVRKKLDKALGPGGADAVQGVLDGLLGGGGNKKKKDQQ, from the coding sequence ATGAGGCGCTGGCTGCTCATCGCCGCGGCGCTGGTCGTGGTGCTGTTCGTGGCGGCGGGCGTGGCGCTGTACTTCTTCGACCCCGAGACGCTGCGCGGCCCGCTGCAGAAGCAGGCCAGCGCCGCGCTGGGCCGCGAGGTCACGCTGGGCAAGATCCAGCTCGCGATCTTCCCGCTGCCGGCAGTGCAGATCGACGACGTGCGCATCGCGGGCCCGAAGCCGAGCGATCCGCCGCTGGCGCAGATCGCCGCGCTGAGGCTGCGCGTGGCCGTGCTGCCGCTCTTGGCGAAGAAGGTGGTGCTGCGGGCGCTCGAGCTCGAGTCGCCGCGCATCGTGATCCCGTTCGACAAAGAGGGGAAGCCGATCCTGCCCGGCGCGCCGAAGACGGCCGAGGCCGAGAAGCCGCCCGCCGGCGGGAAGCCGGGCGAGAAAGCGGCGAAGCCCGCGAGTGAGTCCGCCGGGCTCGCGCTCGCGGTCGACCGGATCAAGGTGCACGACGCCGACGTGACGGCCGGGCCGTGGAAGGTCCAGCACGCGAACGTCGACGGGCACCTCTCGCTCGACGGCAGCGGCGCCTTCAAGTACTCGGCCGATCTCCCGGGGCTGGCCGCGCTGCAGCACGGCGAGGTCGAGCTCGCCAAGCTCACGAGCGCCGCGCCCCAGGTCGACGCGCGCGGCGAGTTCGCCGCCGCGCTGGCCGACGTGCGCAAGCGTTTCGCGTTGACCCAGGACGTGACCGGCATGGCCACGGGCGAGTATGCCGTGACCCTGGTCGGCAACGACGTGCGCGCGGCCAGCGCCAGCGTCGACGTGCCCGACCTTCTGCTGCGCAGCGGGAACCTGGTGGTCTCGGGTCCCGCTCGCGGTCACGCCGTGCTGGGCGAGAGCTACTCACTCGACCTCTCCGACGCGCGCGTGGAGCAGACCGGCGTGTTCGCCAAGCCCAAGCGCACCACCCTTTCGGTGACGGGCAAGCTCGGCAAGGAGGCGTCGCCCGCGGCTCTGCGCGAGGCGCTGGTGAAGATCGGGCAGAACGAGCTGCCGCTCACGCTCGACCTGGCCAAGAAGCCCATGGTGGTCCATCTCAGCAAGACCACGCTCGACCTGGCGAAGCTGCACGAGCTCCTGCCGCCCGACAAGCCGCCGCTCGGCGGGCGGGTCCAGATCCAGGGCTTCGACGTGCAGCTCCAGCCGCTGCGCGTGACCGGCAACGGCACGCTCGACGAGGTGGAGACCAAGCTGGCCAACGGGCCAGTCACGATCTCGGGCCCGCTGCGCGGGCGCGGTGAGTCGGTGGGCGTCGAGAACGCGACCGCGCTCGTCGGCGGGCAGAAGATCGGCATCAGCGCGAGCTACGCGCTCGAGAGCGGCACGGTCACCGCGGACTACGACATCGGCAAGGCCAATCTCGGCCAGCTCGTCGAGGCGCTCGCGGGCCGCAAGGAGCTCGACGGCACGCTCGACACGGGCGGTCACGTGGAGATGCGCTCCGCCGGTCTCTCGACCCTGGGCGGGAAGGGCAAGATCGCGATCCAGCCCGGCAAGATCCAGGGTTTTTCGCTGGTGAAGCAGGTCATGGGCTCACTCGCGGCGCTGCCGGCGCTGGCGCTGGCCGCCAAGGGCAAGGACATCTCGAAGTACGAGCAGGAGGAGTTCGAGCACCTGACCGCCGACTACACGATCGCGGACGGCCGGGTGCACACCGACAACCTCGAGCTCGCCTACCAGGACGCGACCGCCTATCTGAAGGGCTCGGTCGGGCTGGTCGACCGCGCGCTCGACCTCACCGGCAAGGTGGTGCTGACCAAGAAGGCCGACGCCGAGTTCGCGGGCCAGGGCCGCTCCAAGGAGCGGGTGATTCCGATCAGTCACATCGGCGGGACCTACGACTCACCGCGCGTGGAGCTCGACCAGAAGACGCTGGCCAGCCTGGCCTACGTGTACGTGGGCGACGACAAGGTGCGCAAGAAGCTCGACAAGGCGCTCGGCCCCGGCGGCGCCGACGCCGTGCAGGGCGTGCTCGACGGGCTGCTCGGCGGCGGCGGAAACAAGAAGAAGAAAGACCAGCAATGA
- the gatA gene encoding Asp-tRNA(Asn)/Glu-tRNA(Gln) amidotransferase subunit GatA: MNEVWKAGLAQLALHVESGDVSCREVVSAALERIARLDPKIGAFLRLRPEAALAEAEAADAARRAGRARSRLHGLPIAVKDIFASREFETTCGSRILSGFRAPYDATVLERLRESGLVVVGSTNMDEFAMGSSTENSALGRTRNPWDLARIPGGSSGGSAAAVAARLVPAALGTDTGGSIRQPAALEGIVGLKPTYGRVSRYGLVAFASSLDQIGPLTRSCADAALLLGAIAGHDPRDATSYPAPAPNFVAALSGDVSGLRIGLPRGFFDAPAADAQTMARAREALETLQSLGAKTVEVELPHSAHGIATYYLICTAEASSNLSRYDGVKYGFRAAGVESLEDMYERTRSEGFGAEVKRRILLGTYVLSAGYYDAYYRKAQQVRTLIRRDFERAFELCDVVATPTTPGPAWKLGELVDDPLQMYLADVYTVTANLAGLPALSLPCGFSGALPVGLQLLGRPLDEATVLRVGDAFQRHTDFHERVPPGVSP; encoded by the coding sequence GTGAACGAGGTCTGGAAGGCGGGACTGGCGCAGCTCGCGCTGCACGTGGAGAGCGGCGACGTGTCGTGCCGCGAGGTGGTCTCGGCCGCGCTCGAGCGCATCGCGCGGCTCGATCCGAAGATCGGCGCGTTCCTGCGTCTGCGGCCCGAGGCCGCGCTGGCCGAGGCCGAGGCCGCCGACGCCGCGCGCCGTGCCGGCCGCGCGCGCTCGCGCCTGCACGGCCTGCCGATCGCGGTGAAGGACATCTTTGCCAGCCGGGAGTTCGAGACCACCTGTGGCTCGCGCATCCTGTCCGGGTTCCGCGCGCCCTACGACGCCACGGTGCTCGAGAGACTGCGCGAGTCGGGCCTGGTGGTGGTCGGTTCGACCAACATGGACGAATTCGCCATGGGCTCGTCGACCGAGAACTCGGCGCTGGGCCGGACGCGCAACCCCTGGGACCTGGCGCGCATTCCCGGCGGCTCGTCGGGCGGCAGCGCAGCGGCGGTCGCGGCGCGGCTCGTGCCCGCGGCGCTGGGCACCGACACCGGCGGCTCGATCCGCCAGCCGGCGGCGCTCGAGGGCATCGTGGGCCTGAAGCCGACCTACGGCCGAGTGTCTCGCTACGGGCTGGTGGCGTTCGCGAGCTCGCTCGACCAGATCGGGCCACTCACTCGGAGCTGCGCCGACGCCGCGCTGCTCCTGGGCGCGATCGCCGGCCACGACCCGCGCGACGCCACGTCGTACCCCGCGCCCGCGCCGAACTTCGTGGCGGCGCTCAGCGGCGACGTCTCGGGCCTGCGCATCGGCCTGCCGCGCGGCTTCTTCGACGCGCCGGCCGCCGACGCCCAGACCATGGCGCGCGCGCGCGAGGCGCTCGAGACGCTGCAGTCACTCGGCGCGAAGACCGTCGAGGTCGAGCTGCCTCACAGCGCACACGGCATCGCCACCTACTATCTGATCTGCACGGCCGAAGCCTCGTCGAACCTGTCGCGCTACGACGGCGTGAAGTACGGCTTCCGTGCCGCCGGCGTCGAGTCACTCGAGGACATGTACGAGCGCACCCGCTCCGAGGGCTTCGGGGCCGAGGTGAAGCGCCGCATCCTGCTCGGCACCTACGTCTTGTCCGCGGGCTACTACGACGCCTACTACCGCAAGGCGCAGCAGGTGCGGACGCTGATCCGCCGCGACTTCGAGCGCGCGTTCGAGCTCTGCGACGTGGTCGCCACGCCCACCACGCCGGGCCCGGCCTGGAAGCTCGGGGAGCTGGTCGACGACCCGCTGCAGATGTATCTCGCCGACGTGTACACGGTGACCGCCAACCTGGCGGGCCTGCCTGCGCTCTCGCTGCCCTGCGGCTTCTCGGGCGCGCTGCCCGTCGGGCTGCAGCTGCTCGGGCGGCCGCTCGACGAGGCCACGGTGCTGCGCGTGGGCGACGCGTTCCAGCGCCACACCGACTTCCACGAGCGCGTCCCCCCCGGAGTGAGTCCATGA
- a CDS encoding DEAD/DEAH box helicase has protein sequence MSATGASPPPTQPPTPDEQLLGFETFSEPIRRAVAEMGWSAPMPVQRRVTPVMRRGRDLIAQAMTGSGKTGGFGLPSLEIIDPGLRAAQMLVLAPTRELALQIENELRLMAKYLDVGTIAVYGGTAYGPQLDAFSRGAQIVVGTPGRLLDHLGSGNLKLDKLRVLIFDEADELLSLGFWPDMREIQKYLPQRRLTGLFSATMPQRVVSLARVFLHEPEFVSLTEGGVRAPEEIEHWHYVVPATEKEKALLRILRFEEPDSALVFCNTRDDVRFVTRYLQRNEIDADMIQGEMTQAAREAVMKRIKAGELRVLVATDVAARGIDISDLSHVISYTSPDSPEVYTHRTGRTGRAGKSGTAISLVSGLDIGNFRTLQKVNRIVIPERKLPSEADVATRESERLQVEIEHHLRDVPAADRQAREETHLPTVESLCATPQGRRLLSAVLYEYLEHRHPATPAREEPAPASAAPARERSHDEARAEQAPRRRDSGAEGGGGREGGGGGRRRRRRRGGR, from the coding sequence ATGAGCGCCACCGGCGCTTCCCCGCCGCCGACGCAGCCTCCGACCCCAGATGAACAGCTCCTCGGCTTCGAGACCTTCTCGGAGCCGATCCGGCGCGCGGTGGCCGAGATGGGCTGGTCCGCGCCCATGCCCGTGCAGCGGCGAGTCACCCCGGTCATGCGCCGCGGGCGCGACCTGATCGCACAGGCCATGACCGGCAGCGGAAAGACGGGCGGCTTCGGCCTGCCTTCGCTCGAGATCATCGACCCGGGCCTGCGCGCGGCACAGATGCTCGTGCTCGCGCCGACCCGCGAGCTGGCGCTGCAGATCGAGAACGAGCTGCGGCTGATGGCCAAGTATCTCGACGTGGGCACGATCGCGGTCTATGGCGGCACGGCCTACGGTCCGCAGCTCGACGCGTTCTCGCGCGGCGCGCAGATCGTGGTGGGCACGCCGGGCCGGCTGCTCGACCACCTGGGCTCGGGCAACCTGAAGCTCGACAAGCTGCGGGTGCTGATCTTCGACGAGGCCGACGAGCTGCTCTCGCTGGGCTTCTGGCCCGACATGCGCGAGATCCAGAAGTATCTGCCGCAGCGCCGGCTCACCGGCCTGTTCTCCGCCACCATGCCGCAGCGCGTGGTCTCGCTCGCGCGCGTGTTCCTGCACGAGCCCGAGTTCGTGTCACTCACCGAGGGCGGCGTGCGCGCGCCCGAGGAGATCGAGCACTGGCACTACGTGGTGCCGGCGACCGAGAAGGAGAAGGCGCTGCTGCGCATCCTGCGCTTCGAGGAGCCCGACTCGGCGCTCGTGTTCTGCAACACGCGCGACGACGTGCGCTTCGTGACCCGCTACCTGCAGCGCAACGAGATCGACGCCGACATGATCCAGGGCGAGATGACCCAGGCCGCGCGCGAGGCGGTGATGAAGCGCATCAAGGCGGGCGAGCTGCGCGTGCTGGTCGCCACCGACGTCGCGGCGCGCGGCATCGACATCAGCGACCTGTCGCACGTGATCTCCTACACCTCGCCCGACTCACCCGAGGTCTACACGCACCGCACCGGTCGCACCGGCCGCGCGGGCAAGTCCGGCACGGCCATCTCGCTCGTGTCCGGCCTCGACATCGGAAACTTCCGCACACTCCAGAAAGTGAACCGCATCGTGATTCCCGAACGAAAGCTGCCCAGCGAGGCCGACGTGGCGACCCGCGAGTCCGAGCGCCTCCAGGTCGAGATCGAGCACCATCTGCGCGACGTGCCGGCTGCCGACCGCCAGGCCCGCGAAGAGACCCACCTGCCCACCGTCGAGTCACTCTGCGCCACGCCGCAGGGCCGCCGCCTGCTCTCGGCCGTGCTCTACGAGTATCTCGAGCACCGCCACCCGGCGACCCCGGCGCGCGAGGAGCCCGCGCCCGCGAGCGCCGCTCCCGCGCGCGAGCGCAGCCACGACGAGGCCCGTGCCGAGCAGGCGCCGCGCCGCCGGGATTCCGGCGCCGAGGGCGGTGGCGGACGCGAAGGCGGTGGCGGCGGACGCCGGCGGCGCCGCCGGCGCGGCGGCCGCTGA
- a CDS encoding response regulator, protein MEVLIVEDDRALARTIARALEQAGYSCRQAHDGNAALTETAKAKPDLLLIDLLLPKKDGQAVMATLQASDGTRGIPIIAMSGVFRGTSAMKSVMSAGAKAFIEKPFEAHVLIDQVSRLIGKPTPPELAAPADTIDLAKEPAIEVLWSAMRAKTTGAVHFEAGKRKKVIVLENGQPLAVRSNLARESLGRRLLDAGRIDELTFNESIRRSKATGKRQGELLVQMGAISDAALREVLEEQSADKLTDIFSWTEGRTWTQSGVRAVSLSTELHGWTPRLTVLRGVGRVSPSIIAKRLQPYEGCEVSRELMTLDEGENADAVKLLWETVAEPKPISALMRHHASTLYGLWLIGALAVHVDDASTPRTLPGVGSAGAALALEGKLREALAQHKSQTHFEVLGVADDASPDDVRKAFMSLAKTFHPDKVNRVAPQLGEIAAKVFARLSEAHDTLASPEKKQIYLNQLKRSRSAQADRAEVNRILTAEQQFQRAEEAVRRRDWNGALEALKWALELDATEGEFYALRGWVLYLQSQDGGDGNPEPALDQIKKAITISPQSPAGYYYLGQIRKGCGDHAEAEKMFRKTTELRPDHIEANRELRLYQMRRAKGDETVSGRLFGRKKK, encoded by the coding sequence TTGGAAGTCCTGATCGTCGAGGATGATCGGGCGCTCGCCCGCACGATCGCGCGCGCGCTCGAGCAAGCCGGCTACAGCTGCCGGCAGGCGCACGACGGCAACGCCGCGCTCACCGAGACGGCGAAGGCCAAGCCCGACCTTCTGCTGATCGACCTTCTGTTGCCGAAGAAGGACGGCCAGGCAGTCATGGCCACCTTGCAGGCGTCCGACGGCACGCGGGGCATCCCGATCATCGCCATGAGCGGTGTGTTCCGCGGCACGTCGGCGATGAAGAGCGTGATGTCGGCGGGCGCGAAGGCCTTCATCGAGAAGCCGTTCGAGGCGCACGTCCTGATCGACCAGGTTTCCCGGCTGATCGGCAAGCCGACGCCGCCCGAGCTGGCCGCGCCGGCAGACACCATCGACCTCGCGAAGGAGCCGGCGATCGAGGTGCTGTGGAGCGCCATGCGCGCGAAGACCACCGGCGCCGTGCACTTCGAGGCGGGCAAGCGCAAGAAGGTGATCGTGCTCGAGAACGGCCAGCCGCTGGCCGTGCGCTCGAATCTGGCGCGCGAGTCACTGGGCCGGCGCCTGCTGGACGCCGGGCGCATCGACGAGCTGACCTTCAACGAGTCGATCCGCCGCTCCAAGGCGACGGGCAAGCGCCAGGGCGAGCTCCTGGTGCAGATGGGCGCGATCAGCGACGCGGCGCTGCGCGAGGTGCTCGAGGAGCAATCCGCCGACAAGCTCACCGACATCTTCTCCTGGACCGAGGGCCGCACCTGGACCCAGTCGGGCGTGCGCGCCGTGAGTCTCTCCACCGAGCTCCACGGCTGGACGCCGCGGCTCACGGTGCTGCGCGGCGTGGGCCGCGTGAGTCCCTCGATCATCGCCAAGCGCCTGCAGCCCTACGAGGGCTGCGAGGTCTCGCGCGAGCTGATGACGCTCGACGAGGGCGAGAACGCCGACGCGGTGAAGCTGCTGTGGGAGACGGTCGCCGAGCCCAAGCCGATCTCCGCGCTGATGCGCCACCACGCCTCGACGCTCTACGGCCTGTGGCTGATCGGCGCGCTCGCGGTGCACGTCGACGACGCCTCCACGCCGCGCACTCTGCCCGGCGTGGGCTCGGCGGGGGCTGCGCTCGCGCTCGAGGGCAAGCTGCGCGAGGCGCTCGCCCAGCACAAGTCACAGACTCACTTCGAGGTGCTGGGCGTCGCCGACGACGCCTCGCCGGACGACGTGCGCAAGGCCTTCATGAGCCTGGCCAAGACCTTCCACCCCGACAAGGTGAACCGCGTCGCGCCGCAGCTCGGCGAGATCGCGGCCAAGGTCTTCGCGCGCCTGTCCGAGGCGCACGACACGCTCGCGTCACCCGAGAAGAAGCAGATCTACCTGAACCAGCTCAAGCGCAGCCGCTCGGCGCAGGCCGACCGCGCCGAGGTCAACCGCATCCTCACCGCGGAGCAGCAGTTCCAGCGCGCCGAGGAGGCCGTGCGCCGGCGCGACTGGAACGGGGCGCTCGAGGCGCTGAAGTGGGCGCTCGAGCTCGACGCCACCGAGGGCGAGTTCTACGCGCTGCGTGGCTGGGTGCTGTACCTGCAGTCGCAGGACGGCGGCGACGGCAATCCCGAGCCCGCGCTCGACCAGATCAAGAAGGCGATCACGATCTCGCCGCAGTCGCCGGCGGGTTACTACTACCTCGGGCAGATCCGCAAGGGTTGCGGAGATCACGCGGAAGCGGAGAAAATGTTCCGCAAGACCACCGAGCTGCGCCCCGACCACATCGAGGCCAACCGCGAGCTCCGGCTGTATCAGATGCGCCGCGCCAAGGGCGACGAGACGGTCAGCGGGAGGCTCTTCGGAAGAAAGAAGAAGTAA
- the gatC gene encoding Asp-tRNA(Asn)/Glu-tRNA(Gln) amidotransferase subunit GatC — protein MHITRDTVLYIAKLARLQLADREVERMQRDLDALLGYFDKLAALDTAGVPPTTHVLDIATPLRSDRVAGVLPVSEVVRNAPEHTDSAMVVPKVLE, from the coding sequence ATGCACATCACGCGCGACACGGTGCTGTACATCGCGAAGCTGGCGCGGCTGCAGCTCGCGGACCGGGAGGTCGAACGCATGCAGCGCGACCTCGACGCGCTGCTCGGCTACTTCGACAAGCTCGCGGCGCTCGACACCGCGGGCGTGCCGCCCACGACACACGTGCTCGACATCGCGACCCCGCTGCGCAGTGACCGGGTGGCCGGCGTGCTGCCGGTGTCCGAGGTCGTGCGCAACGCGCCCGAGCACACCGACTCGGCCATGGTGGTCCCGAAGGTGCTCGAGTGA
- the thiI gene encoding tRNA uracil 4-sulfurtransferase ThiI: MKIVVHYAEIGLKGKNRPRFEDCLRVNLERALAPLGRVRGRRLFGRLLFELPDSVELAAVADSISRVFGVAYASVATSGPPTREGITALVDRFVAGREFRTFGVRVRRVDKSLPFRSQELAIELGDRIRAQTGATVDLDAPELWVELHALHGEVLLLHDRWPGPGGLPVRSAGRVLALVSGGIDSPVAAWLAMKRGCAVSFVHFHSAPYTSTASQQKVRDAVAHLARWHGPSRLWLVPFAELQQALVREAPSEPRIVLYRRFMLRIAEALAERERALALVTGDSVGQVSSQTLANLDTINRAATLPVLRPLVGLDKAEIVSLAKHVGTYTISIEPDEDCCSFLMPRQPATWTRPEAIEAIERNLDVKGLVEATLSRVVLERIDAIP; the protein is encoded by the coding sequence GTGAAGATCGTCGTCCACTACGCGGAGATCGGGCTCAAGGGCAAGAACCGGCCCCGCTTCGAGGACTGCCTGCGCGTGAATCTGGAGCGCGCGCTGGCGCCGCTGGGGCGGGTGCGCGGGCGCCGGCTGTTCGGGCGGCTCTTGTTCGAGCTGCCCGACTCGGTCGAGCTCGCGGCGGTGGCCGACAGTATCTCGCGCGTGTTCGGGGTGGCCTATGCGAGCGTGGCCACGTCGGGCCCCCCCACGCGCGAGGGCATCACGGCGCTGGTCGACCGGTTCGTGGCCGGCCGCGAGTTCCGCACCTTCGGCGTGCGCGTGCGGCGCGTCGACAAGTCTCTGCCGTTCCGCTCGCAGGAGCTGGCGATCGAGCTCGGCGACCGGATCCGGGCGCAGACCGGCGCCACGGTCGACCTCGACGCACCCGAGCTCTGGGTCGAGCTCCACGCCCTACACGGCGAGGTGTTGCTGCTGCACGACCGCTGGCCGGGCCCGGGCGGACTGCCCGTACGCTCGGCCGGCCGGGTGCTGGCGCTGGTGTCGGGCGGGATCGACTCCCCGGTGGCGGCCTGGCTGGCCATGAAGCGCGGCTGCGCCGTGTCCTTCGTCCACTTCCACAGCGCGCCCTACACCAGCACGGCCTCCCAGCAGAAGGTGCGGGATGCGGTGGCGCATCTGGCGCGCTGGCACGGCCCCAGCCGGCTGTGGCTGGTGCCTTTCGCCGAGCTGCAGCAGGCGCTGGTGCGCGAGGCCCCCTCCGAGCCGCGCATCGTCCTGTACCGCCGTTTCATGCTGCGCATCGCCGAGGCGCTGGCCGAGCGCGAGCGGGCCCTGGCGCTGGTGACGGGAGACAGCGTGGGGCAGGTGTCTTCGCAGACCCTCGCCAACCTCGACACCATCAACCGGGCGGCTACCCTGCCCGTGCTTCGGCCGCTCGTCGGCCTGGACAAAGCCGAGATCGTGTCACTCGCGAAACACGTGGGCACTTACACGATCTCGATCGAACCCGACGAGGACTGCTGCAGCTTCCTCATGCCGAGACAGCCGGCGACGTGGACGCGTCCCGAGGCGATCGAGGCGATCGAGCGGAATCTGGACGTGAAGGGACTGGTCGAAGCGACACTGTCCCGTGTAGTGCTGGAGAGGATCGACGCAATTCCATGA
- the mutM gene encoding bifunctional DNA-formamidopyrimidine glycosylase/DNA-(apurinic or apyrimidinic site) lyase has product MPELPEVEVTRRRIAPYLVGRRISKVHTTRKSYFFLTPPARLERELPGRTVQALERRGKYLLAELDDGRRLLLHLGMTGQLFAEHASSVRLLSAATRASLTPEAQVAFVPDRHTHLRVEFEDGGPALYFRDVRKFGKVRLLEAGQSDPRLEKLGVDALAATGDELYEAARTRRVAIKNLLLAQDPIAGVGNIYADEALFLAGIRPRRAANRVSRAECRKLVAALKKVLLRSIETGGSSISDYVAPDGSDGSYQDERRVYARKGEPCAKCGTRIRRIVVGARGTHFCPSCQR; this is encoded by the coding sequence GTGCCGGAGCTCCCCGAGGTCGAAGTCACGCGCCGCCGCATCGCTCCGTACCTCGTCGGGCGGCGCATCTCCAAGGTCCACACCACGCGCAAGAGCTACTTCTTCCTGACCCCGCCTGCGCGGCTCGAGCGCGAGCTGCCGGGCCGGACGGTGCAGGCGCTGGAGCGGCGCGGAAAGTACCTGCTGGCCGAGCTCGACGACGGCCGGCGCCTGCTGCTCCACCTGGGCATGACCGGCCAGCTCTTCGCCGAGCACGCGAGCTCGGTGCGGCTCCTGTCCGCGGCCACGCGCGCCTCGCTGACTCCCGAGGCCCAGGTCGCGTTCGTGCCCGACCGCCACACACACCTGCGCGTCGAGTTCGAGGACGGCGGGCCGGCGCTCTACTTCCGCGACGTGCGGAAGTTCGGGAAGGTGCGCTTGCTCGAGGCCGGCCAGAGCGACCCGCGGCTCGAGAAGCTGGGCGTCGACGCGCTCGCGGCCACCGGCGACGAGCTGTACGAGGCCGCGCGCACGCGCCGGGTGGCGATCAAGAACCTGCTGCTCGCCCAGGACCCGATCGCCGGGGTCGGAAACATCTACGCCGACGAGGCGCTGTTCCTGGCCGGGATCCGGCCCCGCCGCGCCGCCAACCGAGTGTCTCGCGCCGAGTGCCGCAAGCTCGTGGCGGCGCTGAAGAAGGTCCTGTTGCGCTCGATCGAGACCGGCGGCTCCTCGATCAGCGACTACGTGGCGCCCGACGGCTCCGACGGCAGCTATCAGGACGAGCGCCGGGTCTACGCGCGCAAGGGCGAGCCCTGCGCGAAGTGCGGCACGCGCATCCGGCGCATCGTGGTGGGCGCGCGCGGGACTCACTTCTGCCCCTCCTGCCAGCGCTAG